AAAGAAACATCAATCTCCTCAGCAATGGCACCAGCATATGCCTTCATTTTCTGATAGTCTGCAAAATCAGAATTTAGAGGGAATCAATATAGTAACTAAGCCAATGGAGTGTGCTCTTCCACAATCATAGTGAGAGAACAATCTAGATAGATGGCTTCCATTGCCATGACTATCATATGGTATCATAGACCTCTGCAAAACTCTgttatcatttaaaaaaaaatgaaaatcattcaAATTTATCTGAAATTAGAACGTGAGGTACTCtgtattttcacaaatagattacAAACTCAATCCTGTCAACAAGACAAAGATAAGAAGCCAATTTTACCGGAATGGCAGATCACAAGCACATTTGCTCCACCTTTGGACCGCAAAAGCTCCTCTGTTTGAATTGCATGTTCCAAACAAAAGATTCGTGGTCTTCGTGATCCACCAGAACTGCCCATACCCTTTTCTGAGTCTGTGCTTGATGGTACTTGCAATTGCATTAGAGGTGAAGCAGTATCAGAAATATCTGACCGGTCCTCTGCAGAAGAAAGGACGATAACACATCAAACACTTCAAGTTAACCTGTTGAGGTAAAGTAAAATACTCAAAGTTCAATCAGTTTGCTTTATGTTCCTCGTAATAAATACATacacaataaaagaaaattctttttgggttttccatAAGAGACGTGCTGTGGGCATTGGGTGCTTGTTCTGAGATCAGAACAAACACCTGTTAGTCTGCATAAGAGCTAAACCCCACAGCAACAAGCCTTGTGTCATATGTGCCAAAACCATGACTAATAACTCTAAAATCAGTGACGGCATAAAAGGGTATGGGAAAAAACATGTGCAATAGCAAAATTCTTCAACCAAGGTTTGAGTTACAGGAATAAATGGGAAACtgagatgaaaagaaatgcTGGAGTATAATTTACCGCAGGTTTGTTGAGAATAATGTTTTGTGGGTAGCAATGCTGCCGATGCTGTTTCGGATGGTTGTATCACAGACATAAATGGGAAACCAAGAATTCCACAAGCTACACAAGGCAACGTTCCTGAATCAACTTGAAAATCGAACAATAAATCGTCCTTGTCCACATATGAATCATTCAGAGCTTCCATGAACATTGTCATCTCTTTAAAAAGATTGATCGAACTATCATTTCCAGAATGGTGGTGTGAATTCTCTTTTTCTGAGGAGGAAATGGCAGCAGTTCCATCAGGCGACTGAGATCCTTTACTCAAAGAAGGTAGCATATGAGGGTTCCATATTACTGCATGTATGGTAGACTCCTTTCTAAGGAGAGAAGATAATAGGTCATTCTCATTCAAAATGTCTTCTAGAAAGGCTTTTTTCACAGAAagctctctttcttctctcaggCGGTCTTTCAGGCGAGAACTTCGTGCCCCAGGTATCAAGGACATTGGAACTCTGGCATCAGAAGAAAACATTATCACTGAAGTAACTACTACGCATAGATATTCTTCTGTATATGCATGAGAATTGAAAGCACAAGCTGACCTTGAAACAAAAGACATGGTTAACAGGTAGAGCAGCTGCTGATGAGAGAGCATGGGCAGATAATTCATCGCAGCTCTACGTACAGCAGCTTCCTTCGCAAATCTAAGCCATTGAGGGGTTGCAAAGTTAGCTGCTTCACCGCAATTAAAACCTACGTTTTGGAAAAGAAAGGACCAATATAGTAGCACATAAAGACAAGAATATTGGGCTGAAAGAATTTGAAATGTCCTGAAGTTAAAAATATCGACATTGAAAATGTGGCAATAAAGGATATCAACAACCCAAGTCCAGAAACTCTACGGATGCAACAAATATTATCTAGATTGAAACTAACAACTAAAAAATATAACTTCTGTCAGACAACATCTGTTATGAgaatgtaaaaaggaaaaaacaacgTAACCTTCAAATGTACAACACATAACTAAGTGCGAAAATACTTTAAATGCCAATTGGCCACATCCTAATTCATATTGACAGTATGAAGAGTTTTGGATAAAATGATGAAGAGAAACCTTGTAGCCAAACCCAACCAATACAAAAAGATAAAACTAgaacttttatttatgttttttcccACCATAGTTCCATAGCCAAAAGGGTAACACTTCATATCCCTTCTGTCTACGTAGATAAACCATCGTTCAGCCAGATATAACAAGGCAGTTTTACTGTGTCTGACAGGTTCAACCACACAATTCCATACTACTGAGCCTCAAAATATTAGATGAGATCCATATTTTACACAATTATGACAATCCATGGAATTATGATTACACGAACTTGCCCTCTGCATCTAGTCTCAAGTGACTTTGTGATATCTCATTTCCCCAGTGGCAAGTAGGTAACAGATCATAGAAATGATGTAACAAAATGAATATTAGTACTTCTCAGCAGAATCTTGTTAATTTGCAGTCAAACAACAGAGCAATTACCGTGGCTGAATCCTATATGATAAGCCCTTGGAAAAGTCACCACAAATTCACCCGGATTCTGTATTAACCttgaaaaaagcaaaacaagaaaacccGTGTGTTAGTAATCTTGCAGATCCGCAATTCAAATGCAACACGACCCACTAAAAAGAAGGTAAAGGAAGACAAAAACTGACCTGCAACAAGGAATGCCAGCCGCAACAATTACCTCAGGTGACAGAAGAGTTGTCTTTTCACCCAGAAGTGAGAGAACAGCTGGAAATAAGAACTGGGCCCGGGTTAGATGATTTTGCCCATGTGATGAAGTCCATGTGGCTTAATACATCACTCAGATTCCATTTTGTTGGAAATGAAACTATATCATTTTTGAAATGCCAAATAATAGCTTAACACAAGGTCAGGACAGACGAATGTATCCCTAAATGGCAATTTGCAACACCACAGAGTGAACCACATGACTTTAGCAtctcaaaacaatcaaattgatgcaatctGATCAGGTTGATGTCAAAAGACAGTTACTTAGTTTGCACACCTCCTGTATACAATTATGCAGCCCTGGAGCACAGAATAATCAACTCATGCATTGGAAGCATTAAATCAGCAATTTAGTTTCAATACATATGGTTGGTATACACCTTTTCACATTTCATCCTTCATAGTTAACTTGAACCTTTTTGTCTGTGTAACCGAATATAAAGAAAAACCATACCTAAGCGATCCATATTTCCCCCATAAGCCTCCTTGCGAAGAACTTCCTCAAAAGAAAACGCATAATCTCCAGGGACAGCGTACCAGGTCTTTGGAGAGCCCATGTGAAGGAAATTCATGCTATGAAGCTCGTGATCTTCAACATGCCAAGCAAACCAGCTGAACAGCATACCAATATAGATCATCGGAGAAGTAACACCCGGAATATCATCTGGCATGAAGCGTGTAAGTGATCCAGACGACCTTGCAATCACTTGTAAGTTCCAAGGACTATTTGAAAGTTTCCAACCTGCAGTGCCTTCAAGTTCATTGCTACCAGAGTTACTTCTACGACAGGCTCGTGAAGTTTCCTCCGTCGTTAAACCCGATTGAGATGTCGATGATTTATGTGTCTCCAAACCTGAAGAATCATCCCCACGAGACAAATCTTTGGTTTCACTACGATGAGAATCTTGTACATTATCTACTTCATTGTTCTTGGAATCAGTTCCTTCTCTATGCCTATGGTAATCCATCTTCATCCTCCTACGTCTATGAAAATAGCGAAACCGACCATCCTGTTCTCCAAAACCAGACCCGGGCACATCATTAGCATATTCCACATATATAGGCTTCTCCGAAGCCGCCTGCCAGAACAAGGCTTCTATAACCTCAGGAGAAGCCTCCTTCACCATACCCAACTGGCTACGCCCAAAAGCCCTCGACTTCGCCTCAAACTGTTCCAAAGTATACATCTCGCCACTCTGCCAGACTTGCTTCTGGACTCCCGAGTGAGTATTACTCCCCGGCCCCTTCGTCCTCTTCGCACTCTGACCCAATTCTTGCTGCCTCGTGGTGAACACCGCCTTAGCCTCCCCGTCGGAGCCGTTGTCCTCGGAACCCGGCTTCCGCAGGGCATTCTGCGAGCCCcgcccgaccccgaccccgaccccgaccccaaccccgattCGGGGCACTTCAGCAACGACCTGTTCAGATTCCCGAAGACATACTTCTTCGACGGCCTGGGCAAGGGCGGGACGATCTTGCATATCCCAAAGGCGCTCGCTTCCTTCTCGATTTTCGATATGTAGGCGATGGGATCCGCGAACTCGGTGTCCGTCGGGCGAAACGTGGGCGCCAGCGGCAAGCCCTTGAGCCAATCGGGGATTTCCACATTACCCATGGACGAATCAACGCAGaacaaagaaagggaaaaacacGCCTCCGCTACGAGAACATACCGGCGGGCGCGGCGCGCCGCCCGAATTGAGTAGCAAAACGCGTCGACGCCGGCGCGGAAGCGAGGAAAAAAACGAGGCGCCGGCGGCGGGTTATCGGAACCCTAGGCGGAGCATTTCCGGCACCGAATCGACGACGACCCCCTCGCTCCCGTTAACCGAAACTACCCCCCAGCCGTACGGAACTTACGCGGAGCTCGAGGGGGCGGCGAAATTGCAGGAGGCCGCGCGCGGAGATCGCGAGAGCGGTTTTCCGCAGCAGAACCGCCGGCGTCGTGGATCGGCGAGTCGGATTCTCCCCTtcgcgagcgagagagaaagagagagaacgagagaaGGAGATTAGGAGTGTTTAAGGTTACGGGTGACGTTCCGAGAAGGCGGCGCAAGTTAGCCGCGTGCGGGGGCGCGGTTTATTGTGAGCCGGGGGTGGCGGGGGGGGcacgggttttttttttgtcttttgaggGAGTGGTTTGCATCGTCCTTACGATTTGATCAACCTTTTTGCCGCGAGGTCGCGAGTGAGGGCCACGCTCCCCTGCGTCGCGTCGCACGGTAAAGCCCGTCGTTTTGTTTtagaatttcttctttctctatttttttcttttcgccccttttttaattgtttcctaACGTTATCGGATTTCTATGGGCTACCGGATGATGGTGGCTCCTCGAGACGAAATGAGTCGCGACTTTCTAAATTGCGGAATGTCCAAAAGCAcgaaaagttttaaaattttgtgattaACGAATGGAATTTGTTGTTTTCCAATCTGATGACCGACCGTCGGAGGGATTTGAATTATTCGCCGCACGAAAAAAGAGTTCGAAAGTGATGCCTGTGGTGCTCAACATATAGGGGACACTTTCGAACTCTGCATAGCTTTAGGGGTGATGATCCTTTGCGTTGACTCACGGGGAAGTGAGACGTCAAATCTTGGTGCACTTCCACATCTAGTGATGTCCAAAATTGGACATCGATGACCCCAGGGCAATGTTTGTCAAAATTCGAATCCGGATCATACTCAATCCATTGGTTTAAGTAGGGTTGAATATAATGAATAGTGCCACATGTCATCGGATCAATTGATCGATTATGTCACACTATCAAAGCTACAGGCCCATAAAACTATTTCTAGAATATTGTCAGgatgacaaaaaagaaatagcTTGTAACTCAAATTCACAATATGACACATAATTTTAAAGTCAATTAATATGTGGATTTTTTCAGATATCTTATAAGTATTTGTGGCgccataaaattttgtaaaccTTCTTTATATCTAAGGCATTAAGTTGTGGGTTTTGCTCATACACCATGTGCTCTTGGGGAAATTCACTAATTAATAGAGATCTTGCTCTAGCAATTGAGCCACAcacaaaaatagataaataaataaataaataaataaggatcTTTAGGCATCGAATTACTTGCAAACTGCTGCTTGAAGATTTTcaacaaaagtaagaaaatcAAGGAGAAATGGATCAGGATAACATTGATTGTTATTAAAATCAAGACAACATAATATAAAATCAAGACATACATTTTACCTTAATTTAccacaaaacaaaaacattttgcCTTCACTCGAGGCTAATACACGTGTGATCACTTTGTGATAGGGTGAAAAAAGTTCAATAAGGCATAAATCATCTAGAGATGGTTAGGGCTCAGGGGAATCTTTTTATCAACCCCTCCCCAACCCCAGCCCCGGCCCCAATCCTCAAAGCCATTCGGTTGCGCTTTATCGCAGGCCTCGATACATGCTGCGGCGCATGCCTGCTCGCTCCGGCCTGACTTTGCGCAAGACGGCATGCACTCTCGGACGCACTCCGGCGTCGCAAACGTGGTGCGTGCCATGAGAAGCACGGCGATCACCGTGATGGCAAAAA
This Eucalyptus grandis isolate ANBG69807.140 chromosome 7, ASM1654582v1, whole genome shotgun sequence DNA region includes the following protein-coding sequences:
- the LOC104454230 gene encoding probable lysine-specific demethylase ELF6 — encoded protein: MGNVEIPDWLKGLPLAPTFRPTDTEFADPIAYISKIEKEASAFGICKIVPPLPRPSKKYVFGNLNRSLLKCPESGLGSGSGSGSGGAVFTTRQQELGQSAKRTKGPGSNTHSGVQKQVWQSGEMYTLEQFEAKSRAFGRSQLGMVKEASPEVIEALFWQAASEKPIYVEYANDVPGSGFGEQDGRFRYFHRRRRMKMDYHRHREGTDSKNNEVDNVQDSHRSETKDLSRGDDSSGLETHKSSTSQSGLTTEETSRACRRSNSGSNELEGTAGWKLSNSPWNLQVIARSSGSLTRFMPDDIPGVTSPMIYIGMLFSWFAWHVEDHELHSMNFLHMGSPKTWYAVPGDYAFSFEEVLRKEAYGGNMDRLAVLSLLGEKTTLLSPEVIVAAGIPCCRLIQNPGEFVVTFPRAYHIGFSHGFNCGEAANFATPQWLRFAKEAAVRRAAMNYLPMLSHQQLLYLLTMSFVSRVPMSLIPGARSSRLKDRLREERELSVKKAFLEDILNENDLLSSLLRKESTIHAVIWNPHMLPSLSKGSQSPDGTAAISSSEKENSHHHSGNDSSINLFKEMTMFMEALNDSYVDKDDLLFDFQVDSGTLPCVACGILGFPFMSVIQPSETASAALLPTKHYSQQTCEDRSDISDTASPLMQLQVPSSTDSEKGMGSSGGSRRPRIFCLEHAIQTEELLRSKGGANVLVICHSDYQKMKAYAGAIAEEIDVSFKYKDIPFDPASEEDLNLIDLAIDDQECTGYRDDDWTSKLGINLRCCVKARKNSPSNRVQHALTLGGLFCDDSPSTIFNLKWKSRKSRSRTRLGTPEKCEPCETLQRKDHEVSRNKLDSDAVRKEEIILQYTRRNAKFKSGSSTGTSRSHGCYDKQPVEVSLASAGEVHLKSNNQTDNTYCGTESPVCETADLPVGLGDVSHEIQVLEATTDLTLDLIPAQVASSLANVTTYVGNVEVQIINQASEEMNVKQQSVGSATYISQRHSENEFSQNLGGQNEILDSTDSCFRTVKETGEKLNIVKATKTTEVSDSDVVNDSEVAAVPDARSPSSSLCAKLTSGCEVHEETALLELKDGRNVKGNAVACAEATRCGAPMGPHPHVCSGSDEQEDEIHRTVNQSVPLLIEACTEAPEATSSEEQGRSYGSAYCKSPEKDRTANATGDENPVICSVEIMDQQSAASDQGCSHVQRDSNDSNGETNHEDPPCQDDREPQTMESTEVDQVSTTRRRRKRKSELESIAEDQLNCSGFIRSPCEGLRSRAGKETTNGSDCISSSGYENPAKKARESRKEVKPRKETVSFDDKKEKRGGSHRCDMEGCRMRFKTRAELTVHKRNRCPVEGCGKRFSSHKYAVLHQRVHEDDRPLKCPWKGCIMTFKWAWARTEHIRVHTGERPYKCKVEGCGLSFRFVSDFSRHRRKTGHYVS